The following proteins come from a genomic window of Paenibacillus spongiae:
- a CDS encoding VOC family protein translates to MFQYDTNTFEGVVATDLIFIETTDETRMKYKVGVDPNFYMPILMFQVEDIEKLYSSLKQSGAEVEEIRDNGGCGLEFYFYDPEGNKYVAWEMQTVVTRQQDKLVFGNCYFEGSVSAFLSKVSTNSRGSSKKVNFLDANKLREEVPEGYQEVALT, encoded by the coding sequence ATGTTTCAGTACGACACAAACACATTCGAAGGAGTTGTAGCTACAGATCTTATATTCATTGAAACAACAGATGAAACCAGAATGAAATACAAAGTGGGCGTCGATCCGAATTTTTACATGCCCATTTTAATGTTCCAGGTTGAAGACATAGAAAAATTGTATAGCTCTTTGAAACAGAGTGGGGCCGAGGTTGAAGAGATTCGAGACAACGGTGGCTGCGGACTGGAGTTTTATTTCTATGATCCAGAAGGGAACAAATATGTTGCATGGGAAATGCAAACCGTGGTTACTAGACAACAGGATAAACTTGTCTTTGGCAACTGTTATTTTGAAGGAAGTGTAAGTGCATTCTTGTCGAAAGTATCTACAAATTCTCGCGGCTCATCAAAAAAAGTCAATTTCCTTGATGCAAATAAATTAAGGGAGGAGGTCCCAGAAGGTTATCAGGAGGTTGCACTAACTTGA
- a CDS encoding GNAT family N-acetyltransferase has translation MFKAILDEDTYISIFEERHSQELFELIISSRDSIRKWLEFPDKTNSVDDTRAFISRSLNRFANNNGYWAGIWYKGQIAGSIGFLRIDWDAMRTEIGYWLGSKFEGIGLMTNACKAFVDHAFNDLNLRKIEIGVATNNIKSRAIPERLGFTQEGVIRNYERLHNQFLDRVIYGLVIDEWQ, from the coding sequence TTGTTTAAGGCAATCCTTGATGAGGATACATACATTTCTATTTTTGAAGAGAGGCATTCTCAAGAATTATTTGAGTTAATAATAAGTAGCCGTGACTCCATAAGAAAATGGCTCGAATTTCCTGATAAAACCAACTCTGTTGATGATACGAGAGCCTTTATCAGTCGTTCTTTAAATAGGTTTGCAAATAATAACGGGTACTGGGCCGGGATATGGTATAAGGGACAAATCGCTGGATCCATAGGTTTTTTAAGGATTGACTGGGATGCCATGCGTACAGAAATAGGTTACTGGTTAGGTTCAAAATTTGAGGGTATCGGTCTAATGACAAATGCATGTAAAGCCTTCGTTGATCATGCGTTTAATGATTTAAATTTGCGAAAAATTGAGATCGGAGTAGCAACCAATAACATCAAGAGTCGTGCAATACCGGAACGTCTAGGATTTACTCAAGAAGGGGTTATTAGAAATTACGAACGGCTACATAATCAGTTTCTTGATAGAGTAATTTATGGACTTGTTATAGATGAATGGCAGTGA
- a CDS encoding VOC family protein, producing the protein MKSNKENVSEEKAENITGKQEVMRKIITGPTILLVSNLTESRRYYNEVLGCEHDDCGHTSREGLFLLMYEANNAADVKPISSIPGGPPWDILVYTNSHDELLEEFKAKKAIIHTEIKVSDSGWKEFIIQDLDGYKIGFGG; encoded by the coding sequence ATGAAAAGTAACAAAGAAAACGTGTCAGAGGAAAAAGCGGAAAACATCACAGGTAAGCAGGAAGTAATGAGAAAGATCATTACAGGGCCAACTATTCTACTTGTATCCAATCTTACCGAATCCAGAAGATATTATAACGAAGTACTGGGATGTGAGCATGACGACTGTGGTCATACCTCACGTGAAGGGTTATTCCTTCTAATGTACGAAGCAAACAATGCTGCGGATGTTAAGCCAATCAGCAGCATTCCTGGTGGCCCGCCGTGGGATATTCTGGTTTACACAAATTCCCATGATGAACTTTTAGAAGAGTTTAAAGCAAAAAAAGCAATTATTCACACAGAAATAAAGGTATCCGATTCAGGGTGGAAAGAATTTATTATTCAAGATTTAGATGGATATAAAATTGGGTTTGGTGGTTAA
- a CDS encoding DUF4127 family protein has translation MKLHQIALLPLDSRPCCQWFPQKISEIAGSRLIVPPFELLGKFMKTGSCESIRDWLVSAAGEADGMVVAADQLAFGGLIGSRTNERTLEQALGTLEALRTIKENDPEKPLFVSSTLMRISITGRNAEYVHYKELVQHYSELFDRRHRLNETGVDAELEQVKAQIPAAILDDFLRARERNMVIHQQLIDWAAEGIIDYLTITQEDASPVGLHILEQRKLQQQIYERHAQSKTILYPGADEAAQTLLARMLQTLGMRKVKVFPRFTSESGKLAIPQYEDRPIEETVKAHLWAAGSVIVDSPSEADLILAVNPPLADLTNDGNHTEDVKAFFDSRHMLSDLVENAKYYIEQGRRVAIADVALPNASDMELVRYLLDERLFTRLTGYAGWNTAGNSLGTCISQAVARTLTELRRAGSGESMEDIDGIPAKATAMKAEAAHTSFLLSRLMDEWGYQAQVRGKANNWIASNLPVSPWDLESYYDQVNEFVVERMKELFTATRPMLVDSLTDTAALSVRDVQLTSVRLPWNRTFEVDVKLDVTLG, from the coding sequence ATGAAGCTGCATCAAATCGCACTGCTCCCATTGGATAGCCGTCCGTGCTGCCAATGGTTTCCCCAAAAAATCTCCGAGATCGCAGGGTCGCGCTTAATCGTGCCTCCGTTTGAGTTGCTCGGAAAGTTTATGAAGACAGGCAGCTGCGAAAGCATTCGCGACTGGCTTGTGAGCGCCGCCGGCGAGGCAGACGGTATGGTCGTGGCTGCGGATCAGCTCGCGTTCGGAGGGTTGATCGGCTCGCGTACGAATGAGCGGACATTGGAACAAGCTCTTGGGACGCTGGAAGCACTGCGGACGATCAAGGAGAATGATCCGGAAAAGCCGCTGTTCGTTTCCAGTACATTAATGCGAATATCGATCACCGGCCGGAATGCCGAATATGTGCATTATAAGGAGCTAGTGCAGCACTATTCGGAGCTGTTCGACCGGCGCCATCGGTTGAACGAAACCGGGGTTGATGCAGAGCTGGAGCAGGTGAAGGCGCAAATTCCGGCAGCTATTTTGGACGACTTCCTGCGGGCGCGGGAGCGCAATATGGTTATCCATCAGCAGCTGATCGATTGGGCGGCCGAGGGAATCATCGATTATTTGACGATTACGCAAGAGGATGCGAGCCCTGTCGGGCTTCATATTTTGGAGCAAAGAAAGCTGCAGCAACAAATATATGAGCGTCATGCTCAGTCAAAAACGATACTGTATCCGGGCGCTGATGAAGCAGCCCAGACGCTGCTCGCCCGCATGCTGCAAACGCTCGGAATGCGCAAAGTCAAAGTGTTCCCCCGCTTCACGTCGGAGTCCGGCAAGCTTGCCATACCGCAGTATGAAGACCGTCCGATCGAGGAGACGGTAAAAGCCCATCTATGGGCTGCCGGTTCTGTAATCGTCGATTCACCCTCAGAAGCGGATCTGATCTTGGCCGTGAATCCGCCGTTGGCGGACTTGACGAATGACGGGAATCATACGGAAGATGTAAAAGCTTTCTTTGATTCCAGGCATATGCTGAGCGATTTGGTGGAGAACGCCAAATATTACATCGAACAAGGCCGCAGGGTGGCGATCGCGGATGTCGCGCTACCGAATGCGTCCGACATGGAGCTTGTCCGCTATTTGCTCGACGAGCGGCTCTTCACCCGTCTGACCGGGTATGCCGGTTGGAACACGGCCGGCAATTCGCTAGGCACCTGTATTTCTCAGGCGGTTGCCCGTACGCTTACTGAGCTGAGAAGAGCCGGGTCGGGAGAAAGCATGGAGGATATAGACGGAATTCCGGCGAAAGCAACGGCAATGAAAGCGGAAGCGGCTCATACTTCATTTTTGTTGTCGCGATTAATGGACGAATGGGGGTATCAGGCTCAAGTTCGTGGAAAGGCTAACAACTGGATTGCGTCAAATCTGCCTGTCAGTCCATGGGACTTGGAGTCGTATTATGACCAAGTAAATGAGTTCGTCGTGGAGCGAATGAAGGAGCTGTTCACAGCAACGCGCCCGATGCTCGTCGATTCGTTAACGGACACGGCCGCATTGTCGGTCCGTGATGTACAGTTGACGTCCGTACGCCTTCCCTGGAACCGCACATTCGAAGTTGATGTGAAACTAGACGTAACGCTGGGCTAG
- a CDS encoding CBS domain-containing protein, translating into MDIKSFLYPKNEVSYLMTSSNMKEAMDKLEASHYTAIPILDDNGLYFGTLSEGDLLWKLKATPGLGFDTMHEIPVISIKKRMKVECVAISADLDDMLTLAADQNFVPVVDADRVFLGIIRRKDIIAYYTRNIVD; encoded by the coding sequence ATGGACATCAAGTCGTTTTTATATCCCAAGAACGAGGTCTCTTACCTCATGACATCCTCTAATATGAAAGAAGCCATGGATAAATTGGAGGCGAGCCACTATACAGCCATTCCGATCTTGGACGACAATGGCTTATATTTCGGAACGTTATCCGAGGGAGATTTGTTATGGAAGCTGAAAGCCACACCTGGTCTCGGCTTCGATACGATGCACGAAATTCCTGTCATCTCCATCAAAAAACGGATGAAAGTCGAATGCGTTGCGATCAGCGCCGATTTGGACGATATGCTGACGCTGGCGGCCGATCAGAACTTCGTTCCGGTCGTAGACGCCGATCGCGTCTTCCTCGGTATTATTCGTCGCAAAGATATAATCGCATACTATACCAGGAATATTGTAGATTAG
- a CDS encoding AAA family ATPase: MFFLQMSGFPGSGKSTLAKEIAKFTKAVIIDHDIVKTGLLEGLGLEGLDVDPKRAGGVAYHIEWSLVDFHLSQGYSVILDSPCLYEVLVEKGTALAEKHSAKYKYVECVLNDIHELNNRLKNRVRMITQIGPVDIPEERWQEVINRAQKPSHLECMQVDTSQPVDYYFGDVLLYINK, translated from the coding sequence ATGTTCTTTTTACAAATGTCTGGATTTCCTGGGTCGGGAAAATCAACTCTTGCCAAGGAAATTGCGAAGTTCACTAAAGCAGTTATTATAGACCATGATATCGTGAAAACAGGATTATTAGAGGGACTGGGATTAGAGGGACTGGATGTAGATCCCAAACGTGCTGGCGGGGTTGCTTATCATATTGAATGGTCATTAGTCGATTTCCATCTCTCGCAAGGATATAGCGTTATACTAGATAGTCCTTGCTTGTACGAAGTATTGGTAGAGAAAGGGACTGCATTGGCTGAAAAACATAGCGCGAAATACAAGTATGTAGAATGTGTATTGAACGACATTCATGAACTTAACAATAGGTTGAAAAATCGTGTGCGAATGATTACCCAAATTGGTCCAGTCGATATACCTGAAGAAAGATGGCAAGAGGTAATCAACCGAGCCCAAAAGCCATCACACTTGGAATGTATGCAAGTAGACACCTCACAACCCGTAGATTATTATTTTGGTGATGTTTTGCTATATATTAATAAATAA
- a CDS encoding WG repeat-containing protein, which yields MKNGMKYFVKTLVEPTLDYELVMGFQEGLAMVRNNSNDRKMGFIDKAGKVVIPVELYDGYSFTASSPWRMQYMFSEGLSAILKEGKCGFMDITGKIVILPEYEFVSRFSEGLAGARKDGKWGFIDKTGKTVIPFEYDCANPFNEMLFSDGLAAVQKNGKFGYIDKTGEAVIPFGLKYDFIYSFQEGLARVMTGKGVRPKIPRLENESYEEHSKRVNTAGVEVAKNERWGFIDRTGKLRIPLDYSGCLRFSEGLVVSVIDDHKWSYMDKMGNTPFQAHFDSLSSFHEGLASVQKGSKWGFIDKNGEIVIPFSYDCGSYFSEGLAAVRMNDKWGYINKTGNVIIPFEYNCVCPVTEGLAVVSKDDKWGILQIEEKD from the coding sequence ATGAAGAACGGCATGAAATATTTCGTTAAAACGTTAGTAGAACCAACGCTTGATTACGAACTTGTAATGGGGTTTCAAGAAGGGCTAGCAATGGTAAGAAATAACTCCAATGATAGAAAAATGGGCTTCATAGACAAGGCAGGTAAGGTCGTAATACCGGTAGAGCTGTATGACGGCTACAGCTTCACTGCGTCATCGCCGTGGCGGATGCAGTATATGTTCAGCGAAGGACTTTCCGCAATCCTGAAAGAAGGCAAATGCGGCTTTATGGACATAACAGGAAAGATAGTCATACTGCCGGAATATGAGTTTGTATCCCGTTTCAGCGAAGGGCTTGCAGGAGCTCGAAAAGACGGCAAATGGGGGTTTATCGATAAAACCGGCAAAACAGTCATACCATTTGAGTATGACTGCGCAAATCCATTCAACGAAATGCTATTCAGCGATGGGCTTGCGGCGGTTCAAAAAAACGGCAAGTTCGGCTATATAGACAAAACAGGCGAAGCGGTTATACCGTTTGGGCTGAAATATGATTTTATATACAGTTTCCAAGAAGGACTTGCAAGAGTAATGACAGGCAAAGGTGTAAGGCCGAAAATACCGCGGTTGGAAAATGAAAGCTATGAAGAACACTCCAAAAGAGTTAATACGGCGGGTGTGGAAGTAGCTAAGAACGAAAGATGGGGATTTATCGACAGAACAGGCAAGCTCCGAATACCTTTGGATTATTCGGGATGTCTTCGTTTTTCTGAAGGGCTTGTGGTTTCGGTAATAGATGATCACAAATGGAGCTATATGGATAAGATGGGCAATACACCTTTCCAGGCACACTTTGATAGTTTATCTTCTTTCCATGAAGGACTCGCGTCGGTTCAAAAAGGCAGCAAATGGGGCTTCATAGATAAAAATGGCGAGATCGTGATACCGTTTTCATATGATTGTGGATCATATTTCAGCGAAGGGCTCGCGGCAGTAAGAATGAATGATAAATGGGGTTATATTAACAAGACCGGCAATGTCATTATCCCGTTTGAATATAATTGTGTGTGTCCTGTAACTGAAGGTCTTGCTGTTGTAAGTAAAGACGACAAGTGGGGCATATTACAAATTGAAGAGAAGGATTAA
- a CDS encoding DinB family protein has product MKTIKRMMDHLYWADGRILDALEESETKNKDLLKLVRHVAVAERVWLSRLQGKGSTQYSLWEEAEDLTAIRTMFEENAEQYRVYIEGLEESELDEMVDYANQSGVPFRTSARDILSQVLLHGQYHRGQINRALRIESAEPVQVDYITFARL; this is encoded by the coding sequence ATGAAGACGATCAAGCGCATGATGGACCACCTGTATTGGGCGGACGGACGCATCTTGGACGCGCTCGAGGAGAGTGAGACGAAGAACAAGGACCTTCTGAAGCTGGTTCGGCACGTCGCTGTCGCGGAACGAGTCTGGCTGTCCCGATTGCAGGGTAAGGGCAGCACGCAATATTCGTTGTGGGAGGAAGCGGAAGACCTGACAGCGATCAGGACGATGTTCGAAGAGAACGCCGAGCAATATCGCGTCTATATCGAAGGGCTCGAAGAATCCGAGTTGGACGAGATGGTCGACTATGCGAATCAGAGCGGGGTTCCGTTCCGAACGTCCGCCCGGGACATCCTTTCGCAGGTTCTCTTACATGGGCAATATCACCGAGGACAGATCAACCGGGCACTTCGGATCGAATCGGCAGAGCCCGTTCAAGTCGATTACATCACGTTCGCGAGGCTCTAA
- a CDS encoding LacI family DNA-binding transcriptional regulator — protein MSNTLESIAKLAGVSRGTVSRVINRQPGVKQSVREKVMAVIAEAGYVPNPQARSLAGGKTENIGVVVFGNNPLFLSHHLFFEVLQGIQSHSTLNAYDLVLFSNRSERDKEYWKRIGDKRKVDGLIIMGEDIREEYLQYYYDRDIPFVLVGKRLIEKFPVHCVTSDYRMGAYEGTKHMLDQGLQRIVILRGLLNTFHENERFSGFAQALEEAGLDPDNALVLNGQADKQTAYGETSRLLHSGETFDGVFAGNDLMAFGVIEALRDFGLRVPDNVAVVGYDDIQAAPYFTPPLTSVRQDKLRLGQEAAQLLMKLLNNELDKSVPVDVMIDSTLIIRQSSLKTGLL, from the coding sequence ATGTCGAATACATTGGAATCCATAGCGAAGCTGGCCGGCGTGTCCCGAGGTACGGTGTCACGCGTCATCAATCGTCAACCCGGGGTGAAGCAGTCGGTCCGGGAGAAAGTGATGGCTGTCATTGCGGAGGCAGGGTACGTACCGAATCCGCAAGCGAGAAGCTTGGCCGGCGGAAAAACCGAGAATATCGGCGTTGTCGTATTCGGCAACAATCCGCTGTTTTTGTCTCATCATCTTTTCTTTGAAGTGCTGCAAGGAATTCAAAGCCATTCTACATTGAATGCGTACGACCTTGTTTTGTTCTCGAACCGCAGCGAAAGAGACAAGGAATACTGGAAGCGGATCGGCGACAAACGTAAGGTGGACGGCTTGATCATAATGGGCGAGGACATTCGCGAAGAATATTTGCAGTATTATTACGACCGCGACATTCCGTTCGTTCTCGTGGGCAAACGGTTGATCGAGAAATTCCCCGTGCATTGCGTAACGTCGGATTACCGTATGGGAGCGTACGAGGGGACGAAGCATATGCTCGATCAAGGATTGCAGCGTATCGTGATCCTTCGCGGTTTGCTGAATACGTTCCACGAGAATGAGCGGTTTTCCGGATTTGCTCAGGCGCTTGAGGAAGCCGGGCTCGATCCGGATAATGCGCTCGTGCTGAATGGGCAGGCGGACAAGCAAACCGCATATGGAGAGACGAGTCGGTTGCTCCATTCCGGAGAAACGTTCGACGGCGTTTTTGCCGGAAACGATTTGATGGCGTTCGGCGTCATCGAGGCTTTACGGGACTTCGGCCTGCGCGTGCCGGACAATGTCGCTGTCGTTGGTTATGACGACATTCAGGCTGCCCCATATTTCACCCCACCGCTTACGTCAGTCCGTCAAGATAAGCTGCGGTTGGGGCAGGAAGCTGCGCAGTTGCTGATGAAGCTGTTGAACAATGAGCTGGACAAGAGCGTCCCGGTCGATGTGATGATTGACAGCACGCTGATCATCCGGCAAAGCTCGTTGAAGACGGGCCTTTTATAA
- a CDS encoding AAA family ATPase, protein MYLDKFILPIDEESSLIEQRMAYNGGRFGYIDETYPCGIFSKNRFSELSFSKITILYGGNGSGKSTLLNLIANKLELNRIAPFNSSELFSSYVEHCKFELGLDDEGFKHRIPNGSRIITSDDIFDYMLTVRTNNDEIADSAEDIRSEWGDKKGSLKFGNTVKMNSMDDYEALRLQVLSRKKSISRREFIRRVAGTDVKLNSNGETALSYFNSKFKNDTLYCLDEPENSLSPKKQLELVKMLEQMAHYCGCQFIIATHSPFLLAMEFTKIYDLEANPVDIKQWWELENTKVYFDFFNKHKGLFLEDKYGNKI, encoded by the coding sequence ATGTATTTAGATAAATTCATATTGCCAATAGATGAAGAATCTTCATTGATAGAACAAAGAATGGCATACAATGGCGGTAGGTTTGGATATATCGACGAAACTTACCCATGTGGCATTTTCTCAAAAAATAGGTTTTCCGAATTGAGTTTTTCAAAAATTACAATTTTATATGGAGGGAACGGCTCGGGGAAAAGCACACTTCTAAATCTCATAGCGAATAAATTGGAACTAAATCGTATTGCACCATTCAATTCAAGTGAATTGTTTAGTTCATATGTTGAACATTGTAAATTTGAACTTGGACTCGACGACGAGGGATTTAAACATCGAATTCCAAATGGAAGCAGGATCATCACAAGTGATGATATTTTTGATTATATGCTTACAGTCCGCACAAATAATGATGAAATCGCGGATAGCGCAGAAGATATAAGATCGGAATGGGGAGATAAGAAAGGAAGTTTGAAATTCGGCAATACGGTGAAAATGAACAGCATGGATGATTATGAAGCACTGAGGTTACAGGTGCTTTCAAGAAAAAAATCAATTTCACGCAGGGAGTTTATTCGCAGAGTCGCCGGCACCGATGTTAAGCTGAACAGCAATGGGGAGACAGCCCTGAGTTATTTTAATTCCAAATTTAAAAATGACACATTATATTGTTTGGATGAACCGGAGAACAGTCTATCTCCTAAAAAGCAGCTTGAACTTGTCAAAATGTTAGAGCAAATGGCTCACTATTGCGGATGTCAATTTATCATTGCAACTCACTCACCGTTTTTACTGGCGATGGAGTTTACAAAAATATATGATTTAGAAGCTAATCCAGTCGACATAAAGCAATGGTGGGAATTAGAAAACACAAAAGTGTATTTTGATTTTTTCAATAAGCATAAAGGGCTGTTTCTCGAAGATAAGTATGGAAACAAGATTTGA
- a CDS encoding alpha/beta fold hydrolase, producing the protein MFPYRPEFHQFPYSDYRFTPRRYYYSPYTESGWLWWRGAIESDESCRLPEQQRLTFVLVHGSWADAHFWDGVGAVLRSQGHAVHTPEYAGHGTDPNKNVTHAMITKSIVDYITRLNLRDIVLVGHSFGGSVIQKVAEQVPERIKRLVFWDAFVLKDGESVADELPPQTRQGFEQLRAGSKDDTIMLPFPLFRDLFVNTATLEEAKRFYASVSPEPAKPLFEKLDLKAFYTLPTPKSYVYFYQDNVLPQGEGFGWNPHMSTRLGLFRLIVGDGDHFTDTRTRPAMVAQKLYEAGRD; encoded by the coding sequence ATGTTCCCTTATCGTCCGGAATTTCATCAATTCCCTTATTCCGATTACAGGTTTACTCCCCGCAGGTATTATTATTCCCCTTATACCGAAAGTGGATGGCTCTGGTGGCGTGGCGCCATTGAATCGGACGAAAGCTGTCGTCTGCCTGAGCAGCAGCGGCTTACATTTGTGCTTGTGCATGGCTCTTGGGCCGACGCTCATTTCTGGGACGGCGTAGGCGCGGTGCTGCGCAGTCAAGGGCATGCCGTCCATACGCCGGAGTACGCAGGTCACGGCACAGATCCGAACAAAAATGTCACGCATGCGATGATCACGAAGTCAATCGTCGACTATATAACGAGGCTGAACCTGCGCGACATCGTTCTCGTTGGGCACAGCTTCGGTGGATCAGTCATCCAGAAGGTCGCCGAACAGGTACCGGAGCGCATCAAGCGCCTCGTTTTCTGGGACGCGTTCGTACTGAAAGACGGCGAGTCGGTTGCCGACGAGTTACCGCCTCAAACGAGGCAAGGCTTTGAGCAGCTCCGTGCCGGATCGAAGGACGATACAATCATGCTTCCGTTTCCGCTGTTTCGGGATTTGTTCGTCAATACGGCAACCTTGGAGGAAGCCAAACGGTTTTATGCAAGTGTCAGTCCGGAGCCGGCGAAACCACTATTCGAAAAATTGGATCTTAAAGCGTTCTATACGCTGCCTACGCCCAAAAGCTATGTCTATTTCTACCAAGATAACGTGTTGCCACAAGGAGAGGGCTTCGGCTGGAATCCGCATATGTCCACACGGCTAGGCCTGTTCCGCCTGATCGTCGGTGACGGGGACCACTTTACGGATACGCGCACAAGGCCTGCCATGGTGGCGCAGAAGCTTTACGAGGCGGGCCGGGACTGA
- a CDS encoding VOC family protein, whose protein sequence is MVNIFKLENAAAATPQLNVIVGLINFYGGNQMAIGVKKLVVGIPVGKSGSGNFEEYEKAIQFYANVLGFKIDWIMGIASLKLENGQQILLFGEEDDENSLWYTGDIKRNPHYSIQFSTENIEELRSDLMKSGVSVGEIIPDGGGGEPIMMFCDPYGNRFWAVEEKEIDRVAQALATGIPQSGDS, encoded by the coding sequence GTGGTTAATATCTTTAAACTTGAGAATGCCGCGGCAGCTACTCCTCAATTAAATGTCATTGTAGGTTTGATTAATTTTTATGGAGGAAATCAAATGGCTATTGGTGTGAAGAAACTTGTGGTTGGCATTCCGGTTGGTAAATCGGGATCGGGGAATTTCGAGGAATACGAAAAAGCAATACAATTTTATGCTAATGTTCTCGGATTTAAAATTGACTGGATAATGGGGATTGCAAGCCTTAAACTGGAAAACGGGCAGCAAATTTTACTTTTTGGAGAAGAAGACGATGAAAACAGTCTTTGGTACACAGGCGATATTAAACGGAACCCGCATTACAGCATTCAATTTTCTACGGAAAATATCGAGGAATTACGTTCGGATTTAATGAAAAGTGGTGTGTCCGTCGGTGAAATTATTCCCGACGGGGGTGGGGGCGAACCTATAATGATGTTTTGCGATCCGTATGGGAATCGGTTTTGGGCAGTAGAAGAAAAAGAAATAGATAGGGTAGCACAAGCGCTTGCTACAGGAATTCCACAATCGGGAGACAGCTAA
- a CDS encoding VOC family protein, which produces MQTNEEAKVEERLEDITGITCIYIPVNDVYESVKWYQKNLGFQPTDHNQVKPGMEIAILVFPDQNGMLPAAGIRQVVPAIFLMGGGGGATRAAGSYGFTFDSGDRQPVACFITPRIQEMYNRFKENGVNIVTEIPENRPCGPNFRFSDLEGNLLEIWQP; this is translated from the coding sequence ATGCAAACAAATGAAGAAGCCAAAGTAGAAGAAAGATTGGAAGATATTACGGGTATAACTTGTATATACATTCCGGTGAATGACGTTTACGAGTCTGTCAAATGGTATCAAAAAAATTTAGGCTTTCAACCAACAGATCACAATCAAGTTAAACCTGGGATGGAAATAGCTATCTTGGTATTTCCCGACCAGAATGGAATGTTACCTGCAGCCGGAATCAGGCAAGTAGTACCAGCTATTTTCCTTATGGGAGGTGGAGGAGGGGCAACGCGAGCAGCAGGAAGCTATGGTTTTACGTTTGACAGTGGTGATCGACAACCTGTAGCTTGTTTCATTACTCCCCGTATCCAGGAAATGTACAATCGGTTCAAGGAGAACGGAGTGAACATCGTAACTGAAATTCCGGAGAACAGACCTTGTGGACCCAACTTCAGATTTAGTGATCTAGAAGGAAATCTGTTGGAAATATGGCAACCTTGA
- a CDS encoding FAD-dependent oxidoreductase encodes MRVPLSTLCLVAFSGARCGKKVVLLEHSGQLGGKGTLGNVIIFFGVGIVTRIYRELVSEVMPYYLPQSHQGKGIRLQG; translated from the coding sequence ATGCGAGTTCCGCTATCCACGCTCTGCCTGGTCGCGTTCAGCGGGGCAAGATGCGGCAAAAAAGTCGTGCTTCTGGAACATTCGGGTCAATTGGGCGGTAAGGGGACGCTCGGTAATGTCATTATTTTCTTTGGGGTAGGCATTGTTACCCGGATCTATCGCGAGCTCGTGTCCGAGGTCATGCCGTACTATTTGCCGCAATCGCATCAAGGCAAGGGGATACGGTTACAAGGGTAA